The following are encoded in a window of Impatiens glandulifera chromosome 5, dImpGla2.1, whole genome shotgun sequence genomic DNA:
- the LOC124937562 gene encoding uncharacterized protein LOC124937562, whose product MSRIMLLASANILPFSFTSLPLKISCYKTRPSVYYHYPKPRIESLANSFNRPPFPKRVFMPILRSSVETQDPQDPIVEKEEEASLKKKNKNGDDDDENGEGRDWTTSILLFLLWGGIMYYVFNLAPNQTPSMDKYFLMKLLNLKGDDGFVMNKVLVSLWYMMGLWSVTYSMLLLPTGRSSKGKAASIPIWPFLVLSFFGGAYVLIPYFVIWSPPAPKVKEDEVKRWPLNVTESKITAGITLGAGLGLVIYAGLANGDGWKEFYQYFRQSKLVHATSMDFALQAVFAPFWVYNDMTARKSLDKGKWLLLLSPVPLLGPLIYLLFRAPITSTPLLSTPSSSYTDRDKTD is encoded by the exons ATGTCCAGAATTATGTTGTTAGCTAGTGCGAACATCCTCCCCTTCAGTTTCACTTCTCTTCCCCTCAAAATCTCCTGCTATAAAACCAGGCCTTCAGTTTATTACCATTATCCAAAACCCAGAATTGAATCTCTAGCCAATTCATTCAACAGACCCCCCTTTCCCAAAAGGGTTTTCATGCCGATACTCCGGAGCTCAGTCGAAACCCAGGATCCCCAAGACCCAATTgtggagaaagaagaagaagcttcattgaagaagaagaacaagaatggggatgatgatgatgaaaatgGAGAGGGTCGGGATTGGACGACATCTATTCTCTTGTTCTTACTCTGGGGTGGGATTATGTATTATGTCTTCAACCTTGCACCAAACCAGACCCCG TCAATGGATAAGTACTTTTTGATGAAGCTACTGAACTTGAAAGGAGATGATGGGTTTGTAATGAATAAGGTTCTTGTTTCTCTTTGGTATATGATGGGTTTATGGTCTGTAACATACTCCATGTTATTACTCCCAACAGGTAGAAG TTCAAAAGGTAAAGCAGCATCAATTCCAATATGGCCGTTCCTTGTACTGTCGTTCTTTGGGGGTGCATACGTTCTGATTCCATACTTTGTTATCTGGAGTCCGCCAGCTCCAAAGgttaaagaagatgaagttaAAAGATGGCCTCTCAATGTTACGGAATCGAAGATCACTGCTGGA ATAACACTTGGTGCAGGACTTGGCCTAGTCATTTATGCAGGTTTAGCTAATGGAGATGGCTGGAAAGAATTCTACCAATATTTCAGACAGAGCAAACTT GTTCATGCTACTTCTATGGACTTCGCACTACAAGCCGTGTTTGCTCCTTTTTGGGTCTACAACGACATGACAGCTAGAAAATC GTTGGATAAAGGAAAATGGCTGCTCCTGTTGTCCCCGGTTCCATTATTGGGTCCTTTGATTTATCTACTATTTAGGGCTCCAATTACATCAACACCTCTTCTGTCGACTCCATCATCATCATATACTGATCGTGATAAAACAGATTGA
- the LOC124937561 gene encoding ribulose-1,5 bisphosphate carboxylase/oxygenase large subunit N-methyltransferase, chloroplastic: MAEVSRNFHTTFIPTFSVPYHRTSSHNPQLNQRKNSIFRCSISTAGDTSRTSVIQTIPWGCDADSLENAESLQSWLSDSGLPPQKMTIETVEVGERGLVAQKNVRKGEKLLFVPPSLFITSDSEWTCQEAGEIIKQNNVPDWPLLATYLISEASTMGSSRWNNYISALPRQPYSLLYWTPEELDRYLEASQIRTRAIERISNVTGTYNDMKFRIFSKYPDVFPEKVFNMETFKWSFGILFSRLVRLPSMEGKVALVPWADMLNHSCDVETFLDYDKSSQGVVFTTDRPYQPGEQVFISYGRKSNGELLLSYGFVPKEGTNPSDSVEVLLSIQKSDKCFKQKQEALRKHGLSMTQCYPIQITGWPVELMAYAYLAVSPPSLVGQFDEMAAAASNKTTSKKELIYPELEEEALQFILDSCESSLSKYTKFIQASGTMDLDVTSPKQLNRKLFLKQLAVDLCTSEQRILFRAQYILRRRLRDIRSGELKALTLFNGWFRKFFEGS, encoded by the exons ATGGCTGAAGTTTCGAGAAATTTCCACACCACTTTTATCCCAACCTTTTCTGTTCCTTATCACAGAACTTCTTCTCACAACCCACAACTTAACCAGAGAAAAAATTCCATCTTTCGATGTTCAATCTCCACTGCAGGTGACACCTCCAGAACCTCCGTCATCCAGACAATCCCATGGGGCTGCGATGCCGATTCTCTGGAGAATGCAGAATCTCTACAGAGTTGGCTATCAGACTCCGGCCTCCCACCTCAAAAGATGACGATTGAGACTGTCGAAGTAGGGGAGAGAGGTCTCGTTGCTCAGAAGAACGTTCGCAAGGGGGAGAAATTACTATTCGTCCCCCCTTCTCTGTTCATCACCAGTGATTCA GAATGGACTTGCCAAGAGGCTGGTGAGATCATAAAACAGAATAATGTCCCTGACTGGCCATTGTTAGCAACCTATCTGATCAGTGAAGCAAGCACAATGGGTTCTTCTAGATGGAACAATTATATCTCAGCCCTTCCTCGACAACCATATTCCCTTTTATACTG GACGCCTGAAGAACTAGACAGATATCTAGAAGCTTCTCAAATTAGAACTCGTGCCATTGAAAGGATCAGTAATGTTACTGGAAC ATATAATGACATGAAGTTTAGAATATTCTCAAAGTATCCTGATGTATTTCCTGAAAAG gttttcAACATGGAGACGTTTAAATGGTCATTTGGCATTCTTTTTTCACGTTTG GTTCGGTTGCCTTCAATGGAAGGAAAGGTTGCCTTAGTTCCCTGGGCAGATATGTTGAACCACAGCTGTGAT GTTGAGACATTTCTAGATTATGACAAGTCATCTCAAGGAGTAGTCTTTACAACTGATCGACCATATCAGCCAGGTGAGCAG GTGTTCATATCATATGGCAGAAAATCTAATGGGGAGCTTTTGTTGTCATATGGATTTGTTCCCAAGGAAGGAACAAACCCAAGTGATTCAGTTGAAGTCTTATTGTCAATTCAAAAATCAGACAAATGCTTCAAACAGAAGCAAGAAGCTTTAAGGAAGCATGGACTGTCAAT GACACAGTGTTACCCGATACAGATAACTGGTTGGCCAGTTGAGTTAATGGCATATGCGTATTTAGCTGTTAGCCCACCAAGTCTAGTTGGACAGTTTGACGAG ATGGCTGCTGCAGCTTCAAACAAGACAACCTCCAAGAAGGAACTCATATATCCCGAATTAGAAGAGGAAGCATTACAATTTATCTTAGACAGTTGTGAATCAAGCTTATCGAAATATACCAAGTTCATTCAG GCGAGTGGAACTATGGACTTGGATGTTACGTCACCAAAGCAGTTGAACCGGAAGCTCTTTCTAAAACAGCTGGCTGTAGACCTATGCACGAGTGAACAACGAATATTATTCCGTGCCCAATAT ATATTGAGGAGGAGATTACGCGACATTAGAAGTGGCGAATTGAAAGCTCTTACACTCTTTAATGGGTGGTTCAGAAAGTTTTTTGAAGGATCATGA
- the LOC124937564 gene encoding protein NOI4-like yields MAEKGRPLPKFGEWDVNDPSSAEGFTVIFNKARDEKKTGGGQTDSSSTKEETALRHGHGGAQLGKPPNKKWFCCMG; encoded by the exons ATGGCG GAAAAAGGTCGTCCGTTGCCTAAATTTGGTGAATGGGACGTCAATGATCCATCTTCAGCTGAGGGATTTACAGTTATTTTCAACAAGGCAAGGGATGAGAAAAAGACAGGAGGAGGCCAAACTGATTCTTCATCAACAAAGGAAGAAACTGCACTTAGGCATGGCCATGGAGGTGCACAGCTTGGGAAACCACCTAAT AAGAAATGGTTCTGCTGCATGGGATGA
- the LOC124938094 gene encoding acetyl-CoA acetyltransferase, cytosolic 1-like: protein MAPAASVASSDSIKPRDVCIVGVARTPMGGFLGSLSSLSATKLGSVAIQSALERANVDPSLVQEVFFGNVLSANLGQAPARQAALGAKIPNTVVCTTINKVCASGMKATMLAAQSIQLGINDVVVSGGMESMSNCPKYLADARKGSRFGHDTLVDGMMKDGLWDVYNDYGMGVCAELCADNHGISREDQDNYAIQSFERGIAAQESGAFAWEITPVEVSGGRGRPSTIIDKDEGLGKFDAAKLKKLRPSFKENGGSVTAGNASSISDGAAALVLVSGEKALHLGLHVIAKITGYADAAQAPELFTTAPALAIPKAISNAGIEASEVDIYEINEAFAVVSLSNMKLLGLDPAKVNVHGGAVSLGHPLGCSGARILVTLLGALKQKNGKYGVGGVCNGGGGASALVLELV from the exons aTGGCTCCAGCAGCTTCCGTAGCATCTTCAGACTCGATCAAGCCGAGAG ATGTTTGCATTGTTGGTGTTGCAAGGACGCCTATGGGTGGCTTCCTCGGTTCCCTATCATCCTTATCAGCCACCAAGCTTGGGTCTGTTGCTATTCAAA gtGCTTTGGAAAGGGCTAATGTTGACCCATCACTTGTGCAAGAAGTTTTCTTTGGGAATGTCCTCAGTGCAAATCTGGGACAAGCTCCCGCCAGGCAAGCAGCATTAGGAGCAAAAATTCCTAACACAGTGGTCTGTACTACCATTAACAAAGTCTGTGCATCTGGCATGAAAG CAACTATGCTTGCAGCACAAAGTATTCAGTTGGGCATAAATGATGTTGTTGTGTCTGGTGGCATGGAAAGCATGTCTAACTGTCCAAAATACTTGGCAGACGCTAG GAAAGGATCTCGGTTTGGGCATGATACCCTAGTTGATGGAATGATGAAGGATGGATTGTGGGATGTTTATAATGATTATGGTATGGGAGTTTGTGCGGAACTATGTGCTGATAATCATGGAATATCAAGAGAAGATCAG GATAATTATGCTATTCAGAGCTTTGAGCGGGGTATTGCTGCGCAAGAGAGTGGTGCTTTTGCATGGGAGATTACTCCT GTGGAAGTTTCAGGAGGTAGAGGAAGGCCATCAACCATTATTGACAAAGATGAAGGCCTCGGAAAG TTTGATGCAGCAAAGTTGAAAAAGCTGAGACCGAGTTTTAAAGAGAATGGAGGTTCTGTCACTGCTGGAAATGCTTCTAGCATAAG TGATGGCGCTGCTGCTTTAGTTCTAGTAAGCGGAGAGAAAGCCCTCCATCTCGGGCTACATGTTATTGCCAAGATCACAGGCTATGCTGACGCAGCTCAG GCACCAGAATTGTTCACCACTGCTCCAGCCCTTGCAATACCAAAAGCCATTTCAAACGCTGGCATAGAGGCATCTGAAGTTGATATCTATGAAATCAATGAAGCATTTGCA GTTGTATCTCTCTCAAATATGAAGCTTCTTGGACTTGATCCc GCAAAAGTGAATGTACATGGTGGAGCTGTTTCTTTGGGTCATCCCTTAGGTTGCAGTGGAGCCCGTATCTTGGTCACCCTTTTAGGG GCGCTGAAACAGAAAAATGGTAAATATGGAGTTGGGGGTGTCTGCAATGGAGGAGGAGGTGCATCAGCACTTGTTCTAGAGCTTGTGTAA
- the LOC124940002 gene encoding fasciclin-like arabinogalactan protein 2 produces MPATMQVQCQALIGALTLSFLFIFTGAHNITRILAKHPEFSTFNHYLTITHLAADINRRQTITVCAVDNSAMSDLLSKGYSVYTLRNILSLHVFADYFGAKKLHQLAGGSVTTSSMFQASGTASGTSGYVNITDFKGGKVAFGALDDTGDYKLTSSFIKTVQEMPYNISVIQVSHIMASPDAEAPTAPPAAINLTSLMSEQECKAFSDLLIATKSLSIYNQNLEGGLTVFCPSDAAIEDFMPKYKNLTAEGKQSLVLFHACPIYQSMQNLKSNNGLINTLATDGKSKYDFDIQNDGQAVTLKTRLVRATVTGTLKDQEPLALYKINKVLQPRELFKGVGEKDDEADSPAESPKAAPKKKKGKAAAKEADADAPSPDTDDSEAADQTASGAFWIGSGWWMTAGMGLGLSVGASVLLSV; encoded by the coding sequence ATGCCGGCCACAATGCAGGTCCAATGTCAAGCTCTCATCGGAGCTCTTACCCTATCTTTTCTCTTCATCTTCACCGGAGCTCACAACATCACTCGGATTCTCGCTAAGCATCCCGAATTCTCCACTTTCAACCACTATCTCACCATCACTCACCTAGCCGCCGACATCAATCGCCGCCAAACAATCACCGTCTGCGCCGTTGACAACTCCGCTATGTCAGATCTCCTCTCCAAAGGCTATTCCGTCTACACATTACGTAACATCCTCTCTCTCCACGTGTTCGCCGATTACTTCGGTGCCAAAAAGCTCCACCAGCTCGCCGGCGGATCCGTCACCACTTCCTCCATGTTTCAAGCCTCCGGTACCGCATCCGGAACATCCGGATACGTAAACATCACCGATTTCAAAGGCGGAAAGGTCGCATTCGGTGCATTAGACGATACCGGCGACTACAAACTCACATCGTCATTTATAAAAACCGTTCAAGAAATGCCGTACAATATTTCCGTAATTCAAGTCAGTCACATCATGGCCTCGCCGGATGCCGAAGCACCGACAGCTCCTCCGGCGGCAATTAACCTAACGTCGTTAATGAGTGAGCAGGAATGTAAAGCATTCTCAGATCTATTAATCGCAACTAAATCATTATCGATCTATAATCAGAATCTAGAAGGCGGATTGACGGTTTTCTGTCCGTCCGATGCCGCGATTGAAGATTTCATGCCGAAATACAAAAACCTAACCGCGGAAGGGAAACAATCGTTGGTACTATTCCACGCCTGTCCGATTTATCAATCAATGCAGAATCTGAAATCAAACAACGGATTGATAAACACACTGGCGACAGACGGAAAGAGTAAGTACGATTTCGATATTCAGAACGACGGACAGGCGGTGACGTTGAAGACGAGATTGGTGAGGGCGACGGTTACGGGGACATTGAAGGATCAAGAACCGCTGGCGCTGTATAAGATCAATAAGGTGTTGCAGCCGAGAGAATTGTTTAAGGGAGTTGGGGAGAAGGATGATGAGGCGGATAGTCCGGCGGAATCTCCGAAGGCGGcgccgaagaagaagaaggggaaAGCGGCGGCGAAGGAGGCGGATGCGGATGCTCCGTCGCCGGATACGGATGATTCGGAGGCGGCGGATCAGACTGCGAGTGGGGCGTTTTGGATCGGATCGGGTTGGTGGATGACAGCAGGTATGGGTTTGGGTTTGTCGGTGGGAGCGTCGGTGCTTTTAAGCGTgtga
- the LOC124939710 gene encoding nuclear transcription factor Y subunit beta-like: MKDKSDWFLPLVNVHNLMKADAKISKEAKEMVQECVSEYFISLVTGEAADMVVRKKRTVINGDDLLWAISTAGFENYVEPLTFYLNKYREVEKENKAEWWRRRRTDDDDEYDGRTDDDDDEYEGAETTAERIDDELYGGAAAAPGRTDDDEYEGAATSPGRTIIDDDGPAAAAVATPGRADEDDDGGAAASGRTDDEYGGAAEPAGRTHDDGARDAAAGRTIDRC, encoded by the exons ATGAAAGATAAATCGGACTGGTTCTTGCCTCTAGTTAACGTGCACAACCTCATGAAGGCAGACGCTAAGATATCGAAAGAAGCGAAAGAAATGGTGCAAGAATGCGTCTCGGAGTACTTTATCTCACTTGTAACTGGAGAGGCCGCCGACATGGTCGTCAGAAAAAAACGGACTGTTATCAACGGCGACGATCTGTTGTGGGCCATTAGTACCGCAGGATTCGAGAATTACGTAGAACCCCTTACATTCTATCTCAATAAATACCGCGAGGTAGAAAAAGAGAACAAGg CAGagtggtggaggaggaggaggaccgacgatgatgatgaatatgatGGAAGGaccgatgatgatgatgatgaatatgagGGAGCAGAAACAACAGCAGAGAGGATCGATGATGAATTATATGGGGGAGCAGCAGCAGCACCAGGGAGGACCgatgatgatgaatatgagGGAGCAGCAACATCACCAGGGAGAACCATTATTGATGATGATGggccagcagcagcagcagtaGCAACACCAGGGAGGGccgatgaagatgatgatggggGAGCAGCAGCATCAGGGAGAACCGATGATGAATATGGGGGAGCAGCAGAACCTGCAGGGAGGACCCATGATGATGGAGCACGAGATGCTGCAGCAGGGAGAACCATTGATCGATGTTGA
- the LOC124939711 gene encoding nuclear transcription factor Y subunit beta-like, translating into MAMRDKRNSINGDDLLWVIIALGFENYVAPLRFYLDKYRQEERDEKLKEKGGRRLCNKKDASGVGRSGGGRIIDSSAGFATGFGMQQGGPMMNIVQKQQQQYQGGPMMIIEHELLQHQGGPMMMMIEHELLQHQGGPIDDDDDDDGGAAAAESGRIDDDDDVGAAAEPMMMRGAPGRTDDDDDDD; encoded by the coding sequence ATGGCCATGAGAGATAAACGGAATTCGATTAACGGAGATGATCTGTTGTGGGTCATTATTGCCTTAGGATTCGAGAATTACGTAGCACCCCTTAGATTCTATCTCGATAAATACCGCCAGGAGGAAAGAGATGAAAAGTTGAAAGAGAAGGGTGGCCGCCGGCTGTGTAATAAAAAAGATGCTTCTGGCGTGGGAAGATCCGGTGGAGGTAGGATTATTGATTCGTCCGCCGGGTTTGCTACGGGATTCGGGATGCAGCAGGGAGGACCGATGATGAATATTGTGcagaagcagcagcagcagtaCCAGGGAGGACCGATGATGATAATTGAGCACGAGCTGCTGCAGCACCAGGGAGGaccgatgatgatgatgattgagCACGAGCTGCTGCAGCACCAGGGAGGACCGAtcgacgatgatgatgatgatgatgggggagcagcagcagcagaatCAGGGAGgatcgatgatgatgatgatgtggGAGCAGCAGCAGAACCGATGATGATGAGGGGTGCACCAGGGAGGaccgatgatgatgatgatgatgactgA
- the LOC124937429 gene encoding SNF1-related protein kinase regulatory subunit beta-2-like encodes MGNVTGRIEEAESSETSKLEEEEEYMMEEYSAPAPAPPSLFHDSSILQSPEPHSPRAYYSPYLQLPCNEEDMVAEKGIPTMIIWNYDGANHVAVEGSWDNWTRREWLVRSDKDFALLKVLPSGVYHYRFLVDGYWRCSPDVPREFDDMGNIYNVLDLQDHVTTDIWNNISSLGLDTPSSSPDSSYNNAAFTLEDSNEKLPELPPLLLQQSPLKNDSESLKKPLPAILNHLHVQKMPTGQSVLALSTTQRFHSKFVTLVLYKPSKKVKK; translated from the exons ATGGGTAATGTTACTGGAAGGATAGAAGAGGCTGAATCCTCTGAAACCAGCAagctagaagaagaagaagaatacatGATGGAGGAGTATTCtgcacctgcacctgcacctCCTTCTCTGTTTCATGACTCGTCCATACTGCAGTCCCCTGAACCTCATAGCCCTAGGGCTTATTATTCTCCTTATCTACAG TTGCCCTGCAATGAGGAGGATATGGTGGCAGAGAAGGGAATACCTACAATGATTATATGGAATTATGATGGTGCTAATCATGTGGCAGTTGAAGGATCATGGGATAACTGGACAAGAAG AGAATGGCTGGTAAGATCGGACAAAGACTTTGCCCTTTTGAAAGTCCTTCCTTCAGGGGTATACCATTATCGATTCCTAGTTGATGGGTATTGGAGATGTTCTCCTGATGTACCTCGCGAATTCGATGATATGGGAAACATCTACAACGTCTTGGATTTGCAG GATCATGTTACAACAGACATCTGGAACAATATCAGCAGCTTGGGTTTAGACACACCTTCTTCTTCCCCGGATTCAAGTTATAACAATGCTGCTTTCACATTGGAAGATTCAAACGAGAAATTACCAGAATTGCCTCCATTATTATTGCAGCAATCTCCATTAAAGAATGATTCTGAGTCCCTGAAGAAACCTTTGCCTGCAATTCTGAATCATCTACATGTCCAGAAAATGCCCACCGGTCAATCTGTCTTAGCTCTTAGTACCACACAACGGTTTCACTCAAAGTTTGTGACATTAGTGCTCTACAAGCCATCGAAGAAGGTGAAGAAATGA
- the LOC124937430 gene encoding uncharacterized protein LOC124937430, translated as MATKVALLSSPLSSKLPRSTNGSSSFSFPLSTTTPRKRASLHFKLNAKLGGDGEGEIKQGSGKKKFITKEEEPEQYWQSAGERAGENPMKTPLPYIIIFGMSTPFVILAIAFLNGWIKVPIR; from the exons ATGGCGACCAAAGTTGCTCTACTTTCTTCTCCCCTCAGCTCTAAGCTCCCTCGTTCCACCAATGGGAGTTCTTCTTTCTCCTTCCCTCTGTCCACGACTACCCCAAGAAAAAGAGCTTctcttcatttcaaacttaaCGCAAAACTAG GCGGCGATGGAGAAGGAGAGATCAAACAAGGATCAGGGAAGAAGAAATTCATCACGAAAGAAGAAGAGCCAGAACA GTATTGGCAGTCGGCAGGGGAGAGGGCAGGAGAGAACCCCATGAAGACACCACTCCCTTACATAATCATATTTGGAATGTCAACTCCTTTCGTCATATTAGCCATTGCCTTTCTTAACGGTTGGATTAAAGTTCCTATTCGATAA
- the LOC124938054 gene encoding alpha-1,6-mannosyl-glycoprotein 2-beta-N-acetylglucosaminyltransferase, which produces MAISKKPRIKEEASCLRCLPLVFFTLLIVVLLIFLLQTSSVSHVAIRHLNQIEDVFEFPENCSQFGKNPNLPTQNELSIFLEKQNQLPPRNMDLYPNLAKNHITIVLYVHNRPQYLGVVIESLSRVIGISETLLIVSHDGYFKEMNKIVNAIRFCQVKQIFAPYSPHLFNNTFPSTSRKDCKDKEDSLKNHCRGNPDQYGNHRSPNIVSLKHHWWWMMNTVWDGLQETRQHSGDILFIEEDHYIFPNAYRNIQKLTELKPKKCPNCYAANLAPSDVKSRGEDRESLIAERMGNVGYAFNRTVWRKIHKKAKEFCFFDDYNWDITMWVTVYPSFGGPVYSIRGPRTSAVHFGKCGLHQGQGEKTSCIDNGMVKMEVEEKDKIGNIKSGWGVQVLTDQNGYKGGFRGWGGWGDNRDHQMCMDFADMYHHQYHRESQ; this is translated from the coding sequence ATGGCTATAAGCAAAAAACCCCGAATCAAAGAGGAGGCTTCTTGTCTCCGTTGTCTCCCTCTGGTGTTCTTCACCTTGCTTATTGTTGTTCTTCTCATTTTCCTCCTTCAGACTAGTTCAGTTTCTCATGTAGCGATTCGCCACTTAAACCAAATTGAGGATGTTTTTGAATTTCCTGAAAACTGCTCTCAATTTGGAAAGAACCCCAATCTTCCAACTCAGAATGAACTGTCCATTTTCTTGGAGAAACAAAATCAATTGCCTCCAAGAAACATGGATCTTTATCCAAATCTAGCAAAGAATCACATCACAATTGTTCTGTACGTCCACAACCGCCCCCAATACCTCGGGGTTGTGATCGAGAGCCTTTCTCGAGTCATCGGTATTAGCGAAACACTACTCATAGTTAGTCACGATGGATATTTCAAAGAGATGAACAAGATTGTGAACGCAATACGATTTTGTCAAGTAAAGCAGATATTTGCACCTTACTCTCCCCATCTATTTAACAATACATTTCCCAGCACTTCAAGAAAAGACTGCAAGGACAAAGAAGATTCCCTTAAAAACCACTGCAGAGGAAATCCAGATCAATATGGAAACCATAGATCCCCAAACATAGTTTCGTTAAAGCATCATTGGTGGTGGATGATGAACACTGTTTGGGACGGTTTGCAGGAGACACGTCAGCATTCTGGCGATATCCTTTTCATAGAGGAAGACCATTATATATTCCCCAATGCTTACAGAAACATTCAAAAGCTAACGGAATTGAAGCCGAAGAAATGTCCAAACTGCTATGCTGCAAATCTGGCTCCTTCAGATGTGAAGTCCAGGGGAGAAGACAGGGAGTCTTTGATTGCTGAGAGAATGGGGAACGTTGGGTATGCTTTTAACAGGACGGTTTGGAGGAAGATTCATAAGAAGGCAAAGGAATTCTGTTTCTTCGATGATTATAACTGGGATATAACTATGTGGGTGACTGTTTATCCTTCGTTTGGTGGCCCGGTTTACAGTATAAGAGGTCCTAGAACTAGTGCGGTTCATTTTGGTAAGTGCGGTTTACATCAGGGGCAGGGAGAGAAGACTTCTTGTATTGATAATGGTATGGTTAAAATGGAAGTGGAAGAGAAGGATAAGATTGGGAATATAAAATCTGGATGGGGGGTGCAAGTTCTTACCGATCAAAATGGATACAAAGGTGGTTTTAGAGGTTGGGGCGGATGGGGAGATAACAGAGACCATCAAATGTGTATGGATTTCGCCGATATGTATCATCATCAATATCATCGTGAATCGCAATAA